One part of the Eucalyptus grandis isolate ANBG69807.140 chromosome 10, ASM1654582v1, whole genome shotgun sequence genome encodes these proteins:
- the LOC104421038 gene encoding abscisic acid receptor PYL4: protein MPSSLQLHRINPSHPTTVTAAIAANFHKQIKTVDATSRADGLPHYEPVPESVAQYHTHAVASNQCCSAVVQTVDTPISAVWSVIRRFDNPQTYKHFLKSCQVIDGDGDVGSLREVHVVSGLPAVSSMERLEILDDEHHVMSFSIVGGDHRLANYRSVTTLHSTSDGLGTVVIESYVVDVPYGNTKEDTCVFVDTIVRCNLQSLAQIFESSAKRSQLK from the coding sequence atgcCTTCATCCCTACAACTACATCGAATCAACCCCTCCCATCCCACCACCGTGACCGCCGCCATCGCTGCGAACTTCCACAAGCAAATTAAAACAGTTGATGCTACAAGCCGAGCCGATGGGCTTCCTCACTATGAGCCGGTGCCGGAATCTGTGGCGCAGTACCACACCCATGCGGTAGCCTCGAACCAGTGCTGTTCTGCCGTGGTCCAGACCGTCGACACGCCCATCTCTGCCGTGTGGTCCGTCATCCGCCGCTTCGACAACCCACAGACCTACAAGCACTTCCTCAAGAGCTGCCAGGTGATAGATGGCGACGGCGATGTGGGGAGCCTCAGGGAGGTGCACGTTGTGTCAGGCCTCCCTGCAGTTTCGAGCATGGAGAGGCTGGAGATCCTTGATGACGAGCATCATGTGATGAGTTTTAGTATTGTCGGGGGTGACCATCGGCTTGCAAACTACCGATCGGTGACCACACTCCACTCCACCTCCGATGGGTTGGGTACGGTGGTGATCGAGTCCTATGTGGTCGATGTGCCTTATGGTAATACTAAGGAAGACACTTGCGTTTTTGTGGATACGATTGTTAGGTGCAACTTGCAGTCTTTGGCACAGATCTTTGAGAGCTCAGCCAAGAGAAGCCAGCTAAAATAG
- the LOC104421035 gene encoding chorismate mutase 2 → MADVIKVADSSEMTLETVRDSLIREEDTIIFSLIERAKYPINVGAYDKTKTAIPECSDSLVEFIIKETEAAHAKCGRYENPEEHPFFPDDLPTSLVPAFNFPKILHPAAASINVNSTLWEVYFAQLLPLITVPGDDGNYASTAVSDLACLQALSRRIHYGKFVAEVKFKESPQEYEPAIRSQDRDALMKLLTFESVEERVKRRVAKKTMLFGQEVSLNDNCDEKKLKIDPAVVSRLYEEWVMPLTKLVEVEYLLRRLD, encoded by the exons ATGGCAGATGTCATAAAAGTAGCAGACTCCAGTGAAATGACACTTGAAACAGTGAGAGACTCCTTGATAAGAGAAGAAGATACAATCATATTCTCTCTCATTGAGAGAGCTAAATACCCCATTAATGTCGGTGCTTACGATAAAACCAAAACTGCAATTCCTGAATGCTCTGATTCTTTAGTTGAGTTCATCATTAAGGAAACGGAAGCGGCTCATGCTAAG TGCGGTCGGTATGAAAACCCAGAAGAACATCCTTTCTTCCCTGATGACTTGCCAACCTCACTTGTGCCGGCTTTCAACTTTCCAAag ATTTTGCATCCTGCAGCTGCTTCAATTAATGTAAACAGTACTCTATGGGAAGTATATTTTGCTCAACTACTTCCACTGATTACTGTCCCTGGGGATGATGGCAACTATGCCTCTACGGCTGTCAGTGATCTTGCATGTTTGCAG GCCCTCTCAAGAAGGATCCATTATGGAAAATTCGTGGCTGAGGTTAAATTTAAGGAATCTCCTCAAGAGTATGAACCTGCAATTCGTTCCCAG GATAGAGATGCTCTGATGAAGTTGCTGACCTTTGAGAGCGTAGAGGAGAGGGTGAAGAGGAGGGTCGCCAAGAAGACAATGTTGTTTGGGCAGGAGGTGAGCCTCAATGACAATTGCGATGAGAAGAAGCTAAAGATCGATCCTGCCGTTGTTTCTCGCCTCTACGAAGAATGGGTGATGCCCTTGACCAAGCTAGTGGAGGTCGAGTACCTCCTACGCCGCCTAGATTAG
- the LOC104421037 gene encoding SNF2 domain-containing protein CLASSY 1 yields the protein MGRRRDLYLSKHPFNAYPFEALCVGSWQPVESIRISHGRMTTCTVDDQYTIEESGPFTNVRIKSRQATLSDCTCFLRPGVDICVLSPSEKSDCFGELQEPGWVDARISSIERKPHESRCCCQFYVKLYTSKCPLGSEKGVLSQEIILVGIDDISILQRLDSKHFESQLYRWTYAEDCSLLQRSKLLLGRFLADISWLLVTSALKQIIFNIRSLHNKIVYEICGRDGRVSFDTDNNLRTLNFKVENEVMLPIIVQHIPTKTSEAVVAFEEHESALVPFSDVMDLRRSKRRNVQPERFLGCDVSQLNISFHTTGLYKVDKWNNIEEDEEMSLPLSELFGLRAKSSVEHAGLKKRKWSRKRKTTRDLVVHEKSFESREEKQTVGKRKDYHTESSTSSRKDYQNRLAIVPLGTESDPIALNQYHPRAKIPRNRSRVNNEDPLYYSMQSSSVEQGRGFPDLEDMEFETRWVGSPPGKKIQRKKYHQVQTKRECLTEERIYGQRTLSAGMYKDLIKSYMKSIDSTVTNNEEPLLVDQWNRLASRNHVDRRFEVEMPSPVEEVEDPELEMLWREMELSMTSSYLFEENEGSKAELCNEYVERTINRCHHENILDEEIGILCKLCGTVISEIRDISPAFLPSATWTTDHKTNNEQNPEHDQAEDEGLDIFCKNDASDPKVAEENENVWTLIPELRKKLHIHQKKAFEFLWQNVTGSLLPAQMETSGKKTGGCVISHTPGAGKTFLIIAFLVSYLKLFPGKRPLVLAPKTTLYTWHKEFVKWEIPIPVYLIHGRRSYRVFRQKSISFAGMPKPGQDVMHVLDCLEKIQKWHAHPSVLVMGYTSFLTLMREDSKFAHRKHMAKVLRESPGILILDEGHNPRSTKSRLRKVLMKVQTDLRILLSGTLFQNNFCEYFNTLCLARPKFIHEVLRVLDPKFRKKTKKKARNLLESRARKFFIDNIGNKINSSNNEERIQGLNMLRNMTSGFIDNYEAGNSDTLPGLQSYTLLMNPTDIQQHVLLKLHRIMSKYHGYPLELELLITLGSIHPWLVKTACCASKFFNREELNQLDKHKFDIKKGSKVKFVLSLVYRVFQKEKVLIFCHNIAPINLFLELFENIFGWRKGKEVMVLTGDLELFERGRVMDQFEEPGHPSRILLASITACAEGISLTAASRVILLDSEWNPSKTKQAIARAFRPGQQKMVYVYQLLAANTLEEDKYRRTTWKEWVSSMIFSEAFVEDPSCWQRNKLEDEILREMVEEDKSKSIHMIMKNEKASTN from the exons ATGGGAAGGAGGAGAGATTTATATCTGTCCAAGCATCCATTTAATGCATACC CTTTTGAGGCTTTGTGTGTGGGATCATGGCAACCTGTGGAGTCAATAAGAATTAGCCATGGAAGAATGACCACATGCACTGTTGATGACCAGTATACAATCGAGGAAAGTGGACCTTTCACTAATGTGCGGATAAAGTCACGTCAAGCAACTTTATCTGACTGTACCTGCTTTTTGAGGCCTGGGGTGGACATATGCGTGCTTTCTCCTAGCGAAAAATCAGATTGCTTTGGAGAACTTCAAGAGCCT gggTGGGTTGATGCACGGATAAGTTCGATTGAGAGGAAGCCTCATGAATCTAGATGCTGCTGTCAGTTCTATGTGAAATTGTACACTTCCAAATGTCCTCTTGGCTCAGAAAAAGGAGTACTTAGTCAAGAGATTATTTTAGTAGGAATAGATGACATCTCCATCCTCCAAAGACTcgattctaaacattttgaaagcCAGCTATATCGGTGGACGTACGCCGAGGACTGCTCTTTATTGCAGAGAAGTAAATTGCTACTAGGAAGATTCTTGGCTGACATTTCTTGGTTACTTGTCACATCAGCCCTGAAACAGATCATTTTCAATATAAGGTCACTGCACAATAAGATTGTCTACGAGATATGTGGTCGTGATGGAAGAGTCTCTTTCGATACTGACAATAACTTGAGAACTTTGAACTTCAAAGTCGAAAATGAAGTTATGCTTCCTATCATAGTCCAGCACATTCCAACGAAAACAAGTGAGGCAGTTGTTGCTTTTGAAGAACATGAATCTGCACTTGTGCCCTTCTCAGATGTTATGGACTTGAGACGCTCCAAACGTAGAAACGTTCAGCCAGAGCGTTTCCTTGGATGTGATGTATCCCAGTTAAACATTTCCTTTCATACTACAGGGCTATACAAGGTTGATAAATGGAATAATatcgaagaagatgaagaaatgtCTCTACCGCTCTCTGAGCTATTCGGTTTGCGTGCAAAAAGTTCAGTTGAGCATGCAGGGCTTAAGAAAAGGAAGTGGTCCCGCAAAAGGAAAACCACAAGAGATCTTGTTGTGCATGAGAAGTCATTTGAATCGAGGGAGGAAAAACAGACCGTTGGTAAGCGGAAGGACTATCACACTGAATCAAGCACCAGTAGTCGAAAGGATTACCAAAATCGACTTGCTATTGTTCCTCTGGGTACTGAAAGTGATCCTATTGCCCTCAATCAATATCATCCACGAGCCAAGATCCCGAGAAATCGTTCGCGGGTGAACAATGAAGATCCATTGTATTATTCTATGCAAAGTTCATCGGTCGAGCAGGGTAGGGGCTTTCCTGATCTAGAAGATATGGAGTTTGAAACAAGATGGGTCGGAAGTCCTCCAGGCAAGAAAATTCAACGGAAAAAGTACCACCAAGTACAAACCAAAAGAGAGTGTCTGACTGAGGAGAGAATCTACGGCCAAAGAACCTTAAGTGCTGGCATGTATAAGGATCTCATAAAGTCTTACATGAAGAGCATTGATTCCACAGTAACAAACAATGAAGAGCCGCTTTTGGTAGATCAGTGGAACAGATTGGCCAGCAGAAACCATGTGGACCGCCGATTTGAGGTGGAAATGCCCTCACCTGTTGAGGAAGTTGAAGACCCCGAATTAGAGATGTTGTGGAGAGAGATGGAGCTGtccatgacatcatcataccTTTTCGAGGAGAACGAG gGATCGAAAGCTGAACTGTGCAATGAGTATGTTGAAAGAACAATTAATCGCTGCCACCATGAGAATATTCTGGACGAGGAAATCGGGATTTTATGCAAATTGTGTGGTACTGTGATCTCTGAAATAAGGGATATTTCACCAGCATTT CTGCCGTCAGCAACCTGGACAACAGACCACAAGACAAACAACGAACAGAACCCCGAACATGATCAAGCTGAAGACGAAGGTCTGGATATCTTCTGTAAGAATGATGCTTCGGACCCAAAAGTAGCAGAAGAAAACGAGAACGTATGGACCCTAATTCCTGAACTTAGGAAAAAATTGCACATCCATCAGAAAAAGGCTTTCGAGTTTCTGTGGCAAAATGTGACAGGATCACTGCTACCAGCTCAGATGGAGACGTCAGGCAAGAAGACCGGTGGTTGTGTCATATCTCATACCCCTGGAGCTGGAAAGACTTTTCTTATAATTGCGTTTCTTGTCAGCTACTTGAAATTGTTTCCAGGCAAACGACCATTGGTTCTTGCTCCGAAGACGACACTGTATACCTGGCATAAAGAATTTGTCAAGTGGGAAATCCCAATACCTGTCTATCTCATCCATGGTCGTCGAAGCTACAGAGTATTCAGGCAAAAAAGTATTTCATTTGCAGGAATGCCAAAACCTGGTCAAGATGTTATGCATGTTTTGGATTGCTTAGAGAAGATACAGAAGTGGCATGCTCATCCCAGCGTGCTTGTCATGGGATATACCTCCTTTTTAACTCTAATGCGAGAAGACTCAAAATTCGCTCACAGAAAACACATGGCTAAAGTATTGAGAGAAAGCCCCGGTATCCTCATTCTAGATGAGGGTCACAACCCCAGAAGTACCAAATCCAGGCTGCGGAAAGTTCTGATGAAAGTTCAGACGGACTTGAGAATATTGCTCTCTGGGACGCTCTTTCAGAATAATTTCTGTGAGTACTTCAATACTCTTTGCTTGGCAAGACCGAAGTTTATCCATGAAGTATTGAGGGTACTGGATCCAAAGTTCAGaaagaaaacgaagaagaaagcacGCAACTTGTTGGAATCTCGAGCGAGGAAGTTCTTCATCGATAATATCggaaataaaatcaattccAGCAATAATGAAGAAAGGATACAGGGCCTAAACATGCTGAGGAATATGACAAGTGGATTCATTGATAATTATGAAGCTGGAAATTCAGATACTCTTCCCGGTTTACAAAGCTATACTCTATTGATGAACCCAACAGATATACAACAACATGTGCTGTTGAAGCTTCACAGGATCATGTCTAAGTACCATGGATATCCTCTTGAGCTAGAACTTTTAATTACACTCGGCTCCATACATCCTTGGCTGGTCAAAACTGCTTGCTGTGCCAGCAAATTTTTTAACAGGGAGGAACTGAATCAGCTTGACAAGCACAAGTTCGATATTAAGAAAGGGTCAAAAGTGAAGTTCGTCCTTAGCCTCGTGTATCGTGTTTTTCAGAAGGAGAAGGTTTTGATCTTTTGCCACAACATTGCCCCCATAAATTTATTTCTCGAACTTTTCGAGAACATTTTTGGGTGGCGGAAGGGAAAAGAAGTTATGGTCCTCACAGGGGACCTAGAGCTTTTCGAGCGAGGGAGAGTGATGGATCAGTTTGAGGAGCCCGGTCATCCCTCGAGAATACTTCTTGCCTCTATAACAGCCTGTGCTGAAGGTATCAGTCTGACTGCAGCTTCCCGGGTGATCTTACTGGATTCCGAGTGGAACCCGTCAAAAACCAAGCAGGCCATTGCACGGGCCTTTCGGCCCGGTCAGCAGAAGATGGTTTATGTGTACCAGCTTCTGGCAGCAAACACGCTGGAGGAAGATAAATATCGCAGGACCACATGGAAAGAATGGGTGTCAAGCATGATTTTTAGTGAGGCGTTTGTGGAGGACCCCTCTTGTTGGCAAAGAAACAAGCTTGAGGACGAGATATTGAGAGAAATGGTGGAGGAAGACAAATCGAAATCCATTCATATGATTATGAAGAATGAGAAGGCTTCAACAAACTAA